The Vibrio echinoideorum genome includes a region encoding these proteins:
- the arsC gene encoding arsenate reductase (glutaredoxin) (This arsenate reductase requires both glutathione and glutaredoxin to convert arsenate to arsenite, after which the efflux transporter formed by ArsA and ArsB can extrude the arsenite from the cell, providing resistance.), whose translation MSVVIYHNPRCSKSRQTLELLEANGVQPEVIKYLHTPLTVEQLKVLFSQLGFDSVRDMMRTKEADYKDANLGDASVTDEDLFSAMATNPKLFERPVVVANNKAKIGRPPEQVLEIL comes from the coding sequence ATGTCTGTCGTGATTTACCATAACCCACGCTGCTCAAAAAGCCGTCAAACCCTAGAACTACTTGAAGCAAACGGCGTACAGCCAGAGGTTATCAAGTACCTACACACTCCACTCACTGTTGAGCAACTTAAAGTACTTTTCTCTCAACTAGGTTTTGACAGCGTTCGAGACATGATGCGCACCAAAGAAGCGGATTACAAAGACGCAAACCTTGGCGATGCATCGGTGACTGATGAGGATCTTTTCTCAGCAATGGCTACTAATCCAAAACTGTTTGAACGCCCAGTTGTTGTTGCTAACAACAAAGCAAAGATTGGTCGTCCACCAGAGCAAGTATTAGAGATCCTGTAA
- the wrbA gene encoding NAD(P)H:quinone oxidoreductase, which produces MSINILVLYYSRHGNTQALARQIARGVESIPNCEAMLRTVNDVYTVEEQPDSRYQPTDPIATLQELRCCDSLALGSPVWFGNMAGPMKHFWDSTTSLWINGDLIDKPACVFTSSSSLHGGQETTQQSMMLPLLHHGMLVVGIPYSEPALHTTQTGGTPYGASSTGESASLSKEEIELAQNLGKRLARIAINQKGISQ; this is translated from the coding sequence ATGAGCATTAACATTCTTGTTCTCTACTACAGTCGCCACGGCAACACTCAGGCTCTAGCAAGACAAATTGCACGAGGGGTTGAATCCATCCCGAACTGCGAAGCCATGCTAAGAACGGTGAACGACGTGTACACGGTAGAAGAACAGCCTGACTCGCGTTATCAACCAACCGATCCTATTGCGACGTTACAAGAACTTCGATGTTGCGATAGCTTAGCGCTAGGAAGCCCAGTTTGGTTTGGCAACATGGCTGGGCCTATGAAGCACTTTTGGGATAGCACTACATCACTTTGGATCAATGGTGATCTGATCGATAAGCCAGCTTGTGTATTTACCTCTTCTTCATCGCTGCATGGCGGCCAAGAAACCACACAGCAAAGCATGATGTTGCCACTGCTTCACCATGGCATGCTAGTGGTGGGAATCCCTTATTCCGAGCCGGCGCTGCATACCACTCAAACCGGTGGCACACCTTATGGTGCAAGCAGTACTGGAGAGAGTGCTTCATTAAGCAAAGAAGAAATTGAGTTGGCGCAAAACCTAGGTAAACGGCTAGCGCGCATCGCTATAAACCAGAAAGGAATCTCTCAATGA
- a CDS encoding sulfurtransferase TusA family protein, producing MTPNILDLRQERCPMALLLAKRHSVKLEVGQSLSIYVSDHSSMKDIVSFLSKQAYVVVIDACSSYHHLLVTKKELQSDA from the coding sequence ATGACACCTAATATTCTAGATTTACGCCAAGAGCGATGTCCAATGGCATTATTATTAGCCAAGCGTCACAGTGTAAAGTTAGAAGTAGGGCAATCATTGTCAATTTATGTCTCTGACCACAGCTCGATGAAAGATATTGTTAGTTTTTTGTCTAAGCAAGCTTACGTCGTCGTTATAGATGCTTGTTCTAGTTATCATCACCTCCTCGTCACTAAAAAGGAATTGCAGTCAGATGCTTGA
- the dapA gene encoding 4-hydroxy-tetrahydrodipicolinate synthase, translating to MFSGSIVALVTPFNTDGEVDFDSLKKLVEYHVAAGSDGLVAVGTTGESSTLTIEEHVKVVNKIVEFADGRIPVIAGTGANATHESVLFSRLLNGSGIAGCLSVTPYYNKPTQEGLYQHYKAIAEVSDVPQILYNVPGRTAVDLLPETVARLAKIENIVALKDATGDLDRIAIHRELCGEDFILLSGDDLTGLEFVKRGGDGVISVTNNVAAADMATMFKLAKEGKFEEAEAINERLMPLHKNLFVESNPIPVKWAVHKMGLIAEGGLRLPLIELSEPARPVVAQAMTEACIY from the coding sequence ATGTTTTCAGGAAGTATCGTTGCGCTAGTTACGCCATTTAATACAGATGGTGAAGTGGATTTCGACAGCCTTAAAAAGCTAGTTGAGTACCATGTTGCTGCAGGTAGTGATGGTCTGGTTGCGGTTGGCACAACTGGTGAGTCTTCAACACTCACTATTGAAGAGCATGTCAAAGTCGTCAATAAGATCGTTGAATTTGCAGATGGTCGTATCCCTGTAATCGCAGGTACTGGCGCGAACGCAACTCACGAGTCAGTGTTATTCAGCCGTTTATTAAATGGTTCTGGTATTGCTGGTTGCTTGAGCGTAACGCCTTACTACAACAAGCCGACTCAAGAAGGTTTGTACCAACACTACAAAGCAATTGCTGAAGTAAGCGACGTTCCACAGATTCTATATAATGTACCGGGTCGTACTGCTGTTGACTTGTTACCAGAAACAGTTGCTCGCCTTGCTAAGATTGAAAACATCGTTGCACTGAAAGATGCGACGGGTGATCTCGACAGAATTGCAATTCACCGTGAACTTTGTGGCGAAGATTTTATCTTACTAAGTGGTGATGACTTAACAGGCCTAGAATTTGTTAAGCGTGGTGGCGATGGTGTGATATCTGTAACGAACAATGTTGCAGCTGCTGATATGGCGACCATGTTTAAGCTAGCGAAAGAAGGTAAGTTTGAAGAAGCTGAAGCGATCAATGAGCGCTTGATGCCTCTACATAAGAACTTGTTCGTTGAGTCTAACCCTATTCCCGTAAAGTGGGCGGTTCACAAAATGGGTCTGATTGCTGAAGGTGGCTTACGTCTACCGCTGATTGAATTGTCAGAACCAGCTCGACCTGTTGTTGCTCAAGCAATGACTGAAGCGTGCATTTACTAA
- a CDS encoding DUF2897 family protein — MLEWLTNPWVIIIIVVSVVVGNIAALKQTANMDLTGRNKTEKDLDKLNQLDKQNQEKAQKDESTDNKDA; from the coding sequence ATGTTGGAGTGGCTTACAAACCCTTGGGTTATCATCATCATAGTGGTTAGCGTTGTGGTGGGTAACATTGCCGCTCTTAAACAAACCGCGAATATGGATCTGACAGGTCGTAACAAAACAGAGAAAGACTTAGACAAGCTCAATCAATTGGATAAACAGAACCAAGAGAAAGCTCAAAAAGATGAGTCTACGGACAACAAAGACGCTTAA
- the bamC gene encoding outer membrane protein assembly factor BamC has product MKYSHQLVIGSLAVFVLTACSGSPTQRRQAKDDFEYLETPEFSQWQLPEDAQPQFYPNFDIPSGEFSGGTGREVDIRPPQQVLELIPGARAERQNGEVTLWLLRAEEADRVWQTAVDMLAQRGIGIREQSENDIETDWVTWVSEDEEVEIGSRYSLSRFQANNRHGFKINLIDWREGSEEKPVSATNKERYNAFLTNLVMAKYDENLRAEAALKAQELVKRIPISMGADRSGFPVIIARTPYNVLWQRLPTLLPTMGFELEERNQSQGTVKAKYAAPDDEFWETIGLQPIDLAPGTYTFLFGDLGNRTSINVTDASGKPVEEALLKSMVPVLAHVADQTKDDKEADAE; this is encoded by the coding sequence ATGAAGTATTCTCACCAGCTAGTGATTGGATCACTGGCTGTTTTCGTTCTTACAGCATGTTCTGGCAGCCCGACTCAACGTCGCCAAGCCAAAGATGATTTCGAATACTTAGAAACACCTGAGTTTTCACAATGGCAATTGCCTGAAGATGCTCAACCTCAGTTTTACCCAAACTTTGATATCCCAAGTGGTGAGTTTAGCGGTGGTACAGGTCGTGAGGTGGATATTCGTCCACCTCAACAGGTGCTTGAACTGATCCCTGGGGCTCGTGCTGAGCGTCAAAATGGTGAAGTGACTCTGTGGCTCCTTCGTGCAGAAGAAGCCGATCGAGTGTGGCAAACTGCTGTAGATATGTTGGCTCAGCGTGGTATTGGCATTCGTGAGCAATCAGAGAATGATATTGAGACCGACTGGGTTACTTGGGTTTCTGAAGACGAAGAAGTAGAGATTGGCAGCCGTTATTCTCTCTCTCGTTTCCAAGCGAACAACCGCCATGGTTTCAAAATTAACCTTATTGATTGGCGTGAAGGTTCTGAAGAGAAACCTGTATCGGCAACCAATAAAGAGCGTTACAACGCGTTCTTAACTAACTTAGTCATGGCCAAGTACGATGAGAACCTTCGTGCTGAAGCGGCGTTGAAAGCGCAAGAATTGGTGAAACGCATTCCAATTTCAATGGGTGCGGATCGCAGTGGCTTCCCTGTGATCATTGCTCGTACTCCATACAATGTATTGTGGCAGCGTTTGCCTACCTTGCTACCGACGATGGGCTTTGAGCTTGAAGAGCGTAACCAGTCTCAAGGTACTGTAAAAGCTAAGTATGCAGCGCCAGATGATGAATTCTGGGAAACAATTGGCCTACAACCCATTGATTTGGCTCCAGGTACTTACACCTTCTTGTTTGGTGACCTTGGCAACCGTACGTCAATTAACGTAACGGATGCATCAGGTAAACCAGTAGAAGAAGCGTTACTTAAGTCTATGGTACCGGTATTGGCACATGTTGCTGACCAAACCAAAGATGACAAAGAAGCTGATGCAGAGTAA
- a CDS encoding DUF2066 domain-containing protein — protein sequence MRYIALLLMALLASPSYALTQVDIFSAEVAINAENKQPEQVARNTGMEQVLIRATGQTDVASNETIQKAMRKSSQYMSQMSFGESNDQATLRMRFNGAQIRSLLTQAQLPYWPDTRSNILVWLVEEDNYDKNIVWEHSNSQLASGLQANAKERGLPLTLPVGDFDDITGIATSDLWGSFVTPISKASQRYPVDAVLVIKAQSSGLRWTLYDQKPSQLTSAPTSPVSGSLSGNSATTSKKLVDQISNYYAGKSAVTVASESSESILTQFISLNNAQDFFKLENSLKRLNSVASLDILKIQNNEVTFRIHLLSTQQEFEQEVESIRQIAKVEESYIEPEVSPEFETQDNTMSVGDDSAAATDATVNNDAEATANEADSSIQVIKGSELSTEADVELTNTSDVTLEESDAVELTATAPVHAKPSLVYEWVR from the coding sequence ATGCGCTACATAGCATTGTTGTTAATGGCACTATTAGCCTCTCCGAGTTATGCATTAACTCAAGTAGATATCTTTAGTGCTGAAGTTGCGATTAACGCTGAAAACAAACAGCCAGAACAAGTGGCAAGAAATACCGGTATGGAACAGGTGTTGATTCGAGCGACTGGCCAAACCGATGTTGCTTCGAATGAAACCATTCAAAAGGCGATGCGTAAAAGTTCGCAGTACATGTCTCAAATGAGTTTTGGTGAAAGCAATGACCAAGCAACATTGCGCATGCGTTTTAACGGTGCTCAAATCCGTTCTCTATTGACCCAAGCACAATTACCGTACTGGCCTGATACTCGTTCAAACATTCTTGTTTGGCTGGTAGAAGAGGATAACTACGACAAGAATATAGTATGGGAACACTCTAACTCTCAGTTGGCTTCTGGCTTACAAGCGAATGCAAAAGAGCGAGGTTTACCACTGACACTACCTGTTGGGGATTTTGACGATATTACGGGTATTGCGACGTCTGATTTGTGGGGCAGCTTCGTCACGCCAATCAGCAAAGCGAGTCAACGTTACCCTGTTGATGCCGTATTGGTGATAAAAGCTCAATCTTCAGGATTGCGTTGGACTTTGTATGATCAAAAGCCAAGTCAATTGACGAGTGCACCAACATCACCAGTAAGTGGTTCTTTATCGGGTAACAGCGCGACGACTTCTAAGAAGTTAGTTGACCAAATCAGTAACTACTACGCAGGTAAGAGTGCTGTCACTGTAGCCAGTGAATCATCAGAGTCTATTTTAACGCAGTTTATTAGCCTGAATAACGCTCAGGACTTCTTCAAACTGGAGAATTCACTTAAGCGTCTAAATTCAGTTGCAAGCTTAGATATTCTGAAGATTCAAAATAATGAAGTTACGTTCCGAATTCACTTATTGTCGACTCAACAAGAGTTTGAGCAAGAGGTTGAAAGCATTCGTCAAATAGCGAAGGTTGAAGAGTCTTACATTGAACCTGAAGTGAGCCCTGAATTTGAAACGCAAGACAACACCATGTCTGTAGGCGATGATTCAGCAGCTGCTACTGATGCGACAGTGAACAATGACGCAGAAGCGACGGCTAACGAAGCGGACTCAAGTATTCAAGTCATCAAAGGTAGCGAGTTATCAACTGAAGCGGATGTTGAGCTAACGAACACGTCTGACGTAACGCTAGAAGAATCTGACGCTGTAGAACTAACAGCTACTGCACCAGTGCATGCTAAGCCAAGCTTAGTATACGAATGGGTTCGCTAG
- the bcp gene encoding thioredoxin-dependent thiol peroxidase yields the protein MNTLTAGVPAPAFSLPDQDGNIVSLDDFKGKKVLFYFYPKAMTPGCIVQAEGLRDIKAQLDDLNVVVLGVSVDPVKRLPNFVEKKSLNFTLLSDEDHSVAEQFGVWGEKKFMGKVYDGLHRISFLIDEEGQIEHVFNKFKTKTHHEVVLDYFNQDA from the coding sequence ATGAATACGCTGACAGCTGGTGTTCCAGCACCTGCTTTTTCTCTTCCCGATCAAGATGGCAATATCGTATCTCTTGATGACTTCAAAGGTAAAAAGGTACTTTTCTACTTTTACCCAAAAGCAATGACCCCTGGTTGTATTGTACAAGCTGAAGGCCTGCGTGATATCAAGGCACAACTTGACGATCTTAACGTTGTCGTTTTGGGTGTAAGTGTTGATCCAGTAAAACGCCTACCAAACTTCGTTGAGAAGAAATCTCTGAACTTCACACTGCTATCTGATGAAGACCACAGCGTTGCTGAACAGTTTGGGGTTTGGGGTGAGAAAAAATTCATGGGCAAAGTCTATGACGGTCTACACCGTATTAGCTTCCTGATCGATGAAGAAGGTCAAATTGAACACGTTTTCAACAAGTTCAAGACTAAAACTCACCACGAAGTGGTTCTAGATTACTTTAATCAAGACGCTTAA
- a CDS encoding AI-2E family transporter, producing the protein MLEMVNRWYKRRFSDPDAVSLVAIILFGFITIYFFGHLIAPLLVAIVLAYLLEWPVTQLQRLGVPRTPSVMLVIMMFFSLMLFALFGLVPTIWEQVGNLINDIPSMYGSLQKFIATIPDRYPELANLQIVESVMSNAKNKALGFGESVVKGSLASLVSLATLAVYLILVPLLIFFLLKDKEEMINMASGVLPKNRRLATKVWVEMNQQISNYIRGKVLEILIVGGVSYVTFAILDLRYSALLAVAVGFSVLIPYIGAAAVTVPVAIVGLFQWGLEPQFYWLLVSYGIIQALDGNVLVPVLFSEAVNLHPVAIIVAVLVFGGLWGFWGVFFAIPLATLVKAVWNALPSHALDDDLEHQS; encoded by the coding sequence ATGCTTGAAATGGTCAATCGTTGGTATAAACGACGTTTCTCTGATCCCGATGCTGTCAGTTTGGTTGCCATCATTCTCTTCGGCTTTATTACGATCTATTTCTTCGGTCATTTAATTGCGCCACTCTTGGTTGCGATTGTATTGGCGTATTTATTAGAGTGGCCCGTTACCCAACTTCAACGACTTGGTGTGCCAAGAACGCCTTCGGTGATGTTGGTTATCATGATGTTCTTTAGCCTGATGTTGTTTGCGTTGTTTGGTTTAGTACCAACGATTTGGGAACAAGTGGGTAACCTTATTAATGACATTCCGAGTATGTACGGGAGTTTGCAAAAATTCATTGCGACGATTCCAGATCGTTACCCAGAATTAGCTAATCTACAGATTGTTGAATCGGTGATGTCGAACGCGAAAAACAAAGCTCTAGGCTTTGGTGAAAGTGTTGTTAAAGGTTCTTTAGCTTCATTAGTGAGTTTGGCTACGCTTGCGGTTTATCTGATTCTTGTACCTCTGCTGATCTTCTTCTTACTGAAAGATAAAGAAGAGATGATCAACATGGCGAGTGGCGTACTACCAAAGAACCGACGTTTAGCGACTAAGGTTTGGGTTGAGATGAACCAACAAATCTCTAACTACATTCGCGGTAAAGTGTTAGAGATTCTAATCGTCGGTGGTGTCAGCTACGTGACCTTCGCGATTCTGGATTTACGTTATTCTGCATTGCTGGCTGTAGCGGTTGGTTTCTCGGTGTTGATCCCGTATATCGGTGCTGCTGCGGTGACTGTACCTGTCGCCATTGTGGGCTTGTTCCAATGGGGGCTTGAGCCTCAATTCTACTGGCTACTAGTTTCATACGGCATAATTCAAGCGCTAGATGGCAACGTGTTAGTGCCTGTTCTGTTCTCTGAAGCGGTGAACCTTCATCCTGTCGCAATTATTGTTGCGGTATTAGTCTTTGGTGGATTGTGGGGATTCTGGGGCGTATTCTTTGCCATCCCACTTGCGACCTTAGTGAAAGCGGTTTGGAATGCTTTGCCAAGCCACGCACTAGACGATGACCTCGAACATCAATCGTAG
- a CDS encoding DUF2069 domain-containing protein, which yields MMYMPEKAMSPKTKLFRYLALAGNLLLLLWVVAWQMTLSPHPHLSNVTLAIAWAVPLLLPLPGILAGKPYTHAWANFVLMLYFLHALTILYVDGGERLLAAVELLLTTLGFAGNILFTRFRAKELGIKLKRLSEVERKEKAKFEQ from the coding sequence ATGATGTATATGCCAGAGAAGGCGATGTCTCCCAAAACTAAGCTGTTTCGCTACCTTGCATTGGCGGGCAACTTGTTGCTTTTACTGTGGGTGGTTGCTTGGCAGATGACACTTTCGCCGCACCCTCATCTAAGTAATGTAACGCTTGCGATTGCTTGGGCTGTTCCTCTTTTATTGCCATTACCGGGGATTTTAGCGGGCAAACCCTATACGCATGCTTGGGCAAACTTCGTCTTAATGCTCTATTTCCTGCACGCCTTAACTATCTTGTATGTAGACGGTGGCGAACGCCTTCTGGCGGCAGTAGAACTGCTACTAACAACACTAGGCTTCGCAGGTAATATTTTATTTACCCGCTTTCGTGCCAAAGAGTTGGGTATCAAGCTTAAGCGCCTTTCTGAAGTAGAAAGGAAAGAGAAAGCTAAGTTCGAACAGTAA
- a CDS encoding M15 family metallopeptidase, whose amino-acid sequence MTPEQLTGQSDSHLEPSLIGTKTFLVHSDVKDDLNSLIEAAQVAGFKMEVASGFRDYERQSLIWNRKFSGEAPILDSESQPLDASRLSEHQKLSAILRWSALPGASRHHWGCDFDVFARNHLPEGTQLQLEPWEYLTGHQQAFYQWLSVHASQFGFFFPYSQDLGGVAIEPWHISHRKVSQSCLSQLSPTLLGKQLQSKPILGYEIIVEQLDEIYARFVANISH is encoded by the coding sequence ATGACACCAGAGCAGCTTACCGGACAATCCGATTCTCATCTGGAACCTAGCCTCATAGGTACCAAGACATTTCTGGTTCACAGTGATGTTAAAGATGACCTAAACAGTTTGATTGAAGCTGCTCAAGTCGCTGGGTTTAAAATGGAGGTTGCCAGTGGCTTTCGCGACTATGAAAGGCAATCTCTGATTTGGAACCGTAAGTTTTCTGGTGAAGCACCGATATTAGACTCAGAAAGCCAGCCACTTGATGCTTCAAGACTCAGTGAACATCAAAAGTTGTCGGCTATCTTAAGGTGGTCTGCGCTTCCTGGGGCGAGTCGTCACCATTGGGGTTGTGACTTTGATGTCTTTGCTCGTAATCACTTACCTGAAGGCACACAGCTTCAATTAGAACCATGGGAATACCTTACTGGCCACCAGCAGGCGTTTTACCAATGGCTATCTGTTCATGCTTCGCAATTTGGGTTCTTCTTTCCGTACAGCCAAGACCTTGGTGGTGTTGCAATAGAACCGTGGCATATTAGCCACCGTAAAGTTTCACAGTCGTGTTTATCACAGTTATCTCCCACTTTACTTGGCAAGCAACTGCAATCTAAGCCAATATTAGGGTATGAGATTATTGTGGAGCAGCTAGACGAGATCTACGCGCGCTTCGTAGCGAATATCAGTCATTAG
- a CDS encoding glycine cleavage system protein R yields MTQHLVITAVGTDRPGVCNQVVHLVTQSGCNIIDSRIALFGEEFTLIMLLSGKANNITRVETTLPLLGQEHDLITIMKRTSTHDVIENSYTAEVFVESDDKIGLTEQFTQFFADRNIGLNSLSAQTINKSKVQLDNDQFHISITASVQSECNLMQLQEEFNSLCQSLSVQGSLNFIKNSL; encoded by the coding sequence ATGACTCAACATCTAGTAATCACAGCTGTGGGAACTGATCGCCCAGGTGTTTGTAACCAAGTGGTACATTTAGTCACCCAATCAGGCTGTAACATTATTGATAGCCGTATCGCCCTATTTGGCGAAGAATTTACGCTTATCATGCTGCTGTCTGGAAAGGCAAACAACATCACCCGCGTTGAAACAACTCTGCCCTTGCTTGGCCAAGAGCACGACTTGATTACAATAATGAAGCGAACCTCAACTCATGATGTTATTGAGAACTCCTACACTGCAGAGGTATTCGTTGAGTCAGACGATAAAATCGGCCTTACCGAACAGTTCACTCAGTTCTTTGCCGACCGTAACATCGGCCTCAACTCACTGAGCGCACAAACCATCAATAAGTCCAAGGTTCAGCTCGATAACGACCAATTCCATATCTCTATTACCGCTTCTGTGCAATCAGAATGTAACTTGATGCAGCTACAAGAAGAATTCAATTCGCTGTGTCAGAGCCTATCAGTCCAAGGCTCGCTCAATTTTATTAAAAACAGTCTTTAA
- the bepA gene encoding beta-barrel assembly-enhancing protease, whose amino-acid sequence MFKRARSIACLCIAATLSTPTLANTNGLELPDIGTAAGGTLTIDQELIYGDAYMRIIRSSQPIVNDPVLNQYIDTLGHRLVANANDVKTPFQFFMIRDRNINAFAFFGGYVALHSGLFLHAQSESELASVLAHEIAHVTQRHLARSMEDQARRSPATIAALAASVLLAIAAPEAGIAALTATTAGNMQSQINYTRSNEKEADRFGINTLAKAGFDVNAMPRFFGRLADEYRYASTPPPMLLTHPLPEDRITDSRARARSYPPLKLAPSLDYHLARARIVARYAGINNDAALDWFARQLKKAPKALVPSLEYGQALVYLDSKKLDKAEPILTKLINSDPTNLFYLDAISDLHIEQKQPEIAIKELKSALSRQPNNSVLTINYANALIENEDLQEAVRVLQRYTHDNPNDTNGWHLLSKVNTSLGNSDEDLAARAEILALQANWNKAIQYYTQASQIAELGSLKQARYDARIDQLMIQRERFLSLQ is encoded by the coding sequence ATGTTTAAACGCGCTCGTTCAATTGCTTGCTTATGCATCGCAGCTACATTAAGTACCCCAACCTTGGCAAACACCAATGGTTTGGAGCTACCGGATATCGGAACCGCTGCTGGCGGCACACTCACTATCGACCAAGAACTTATCTATGGTGATGCCTATATGCGCATCATTAGAAGCAGCCAGCCCATCGTTAACGACCCTGTATTAAACCAGTATATTGATACACTTGGCCATCGCCTTGTGGCGAATGCCAACGACGTAAAGACCCCCTTTCAGTTCTTTATGATTCGAGACCGCAATATCAACGCCTTCGCTTTCTTTGGTGGTTATGTTGCGTTGCACTCAGGACTCTTCCTCCATGCACAATCTGAAAGTGAACTGGCTTCGGTATTGGCGCACGAAATCGCACACGTTACGCAGCGTCACTTAGCGCGTAGTATGGAAGATCAAGCGCGTCGTTCTCCAGCGACCATCGCAGCGCTAGCGGCCTCTGTATTATTGGCTATTGCAGCACCTGAAGCCGGTATTGCAGCTCTAACGGCCACAACCGCAGGTAACATGCAGAGCCAGATCAACTACACTCGTAGCAATGAAAAAGAAGCGGATCGCTTTGGCATCAACACCCTTGCAAAGGCAGGATTTGATGTGAATGCCATGCCACGCTTCTTCGGTCGCCTAGCTGATGAATACCGTTATGCCAGCACACCACCACCAATGCTGCTCACTCACCCATTACCAGAAGATCGAATCACAGATTCACGTGCTCGTGCTCGTAGCTATCCGCCACTTAAACTGGCACCTTCGCTAGACTACCACCTAGCGAGAGCCCGCATTGTCGCGCGGTATGCCGGCATTAATAACGATGCTGCTCTCGACTGGTTTGCACGCCAACTAAAGAAAGCACCTAAAGCACTAGTACCATCACTAGAGTATGGCCAGGCGTTGGTTTACCTAGATTCCAAAAAACTGGATAAAGCAGAACCTATTCTGACCAAGCTCATCAATAGCGACCCGACCAATCTGTTTTATTTGGATGCGATTTCGGATCTGCACATTGAACAGAAACAACCTGAAATTGCGATTAAAGAACTAAAGTCTGCACTGAGTCGTCAACCAAATAACTCGGTACTGACCATCAACTACGCCAACGCACTGATTGAAAACGAAGATCTACAAGAAGCCGTTCGCGTGTTGCAACGTTACACACACGATAACCCGAACGACACCAATGGCTGGCACCTACTTTCAAAGGTAAATACTAGCCTTGGTAATAGCGACGAAGATCTTGCCGCTCGCGCAGAAATCTTGGCACTGCAAGCCAATTGGAACAAAGCGATTCAGTACTATACGCAGGCTAGTCAAATCGCAGAACTAGGCAGCCTGAAACAAGCACGTTACGACGCACGAATTGATCAGTTAATGATTCAGCGCGAGCGTTTCTTGTCGCTGCAATAA